In Eupeodes corollae chromosome 3, idEupCoro1.1, whole genome shotgun sequence, a single genomic region encodes these proteins:
- the LOC129949925 gene encoding calcium uptake protein 1 homolog, mitochondrial isoform X1, translating into MSVLRQCGAAIGRQFISASRLAPGTTTTFLQNRHQPWALAAQQSENPNTRGHKKFGHAKEPTPSLTKYFHLVIGSLFIICMVDFRKIKKYLMPKVDADASQEEPQKSQQEKLGQSANESEGDSGESEDESQINDEAAKKSKKEKFGFRDRKIMEYENRIRQFSTPDKIFRYFATVRLPMSGGGTEIYMTPDDFLRAIYPGLKQPDGLGLDQFRRYDPKSVTERLDLNLEKDSIFYKLGSSGLITFSDYIFLLTVLSTSRRHFEIAFRMFDLNGDGDVDSEEFEKVATLIRQQTSIGNRHRDHSHTGSTFKGVNSALTTYFFGRNMNKKLTIEKFLDFQRQLQREMLSLEFERKKPDENGMISEADFAELMIAYAGYSDKKKQKKVKRVKRRFRDHGKGISKTDYLDFFHFLNNINDVDTALTFYHIAGASIDPATLKHVAKTVAMVNLSDHVIDVVFTIFDENMDGQLSNKEFVSVMKNRILRGLEKPKDTGFVKLMYSILKCANESKPVLLDI; encoded by the exons ATGTCAGTACTGCGTCAATGTGGCGCTGCCATTGGCAGGCAGTTCATAAGTGCCAGCCGTCTGGCTCCAGGAACAACGAcgacatttttacaaaacagaCACCAACCTTGGGCGCTCGCTGCACAACAATCGGAAAACCCCAATACAAGAGGACACAAGAAGTTTGGTCACGCAAAAGAACCAACTCCCTCGCTTACCAAGTACTTCCACTTGGTTATTGGTTCGCTCTTCATTATCTGCATGGTCGATTTCAGGAA AATAAAGAAATATCTAATGCCCAAAGTCGATGCGGATGCTAGCCAAGAAGAGCCTCAAAAGTCTCAACAGGAAAAACTTGGCCAATCAGCAAACGAAAGCGAAGGTGATTCTGGTGAATCTGAAGATGAGAGCCAAATAAATGATGAAGCAGCAAAgaaatccaaaaaagaaaaattcggTTTTCGTGATCGAAAG ATAATGGAATACGAAAACAGAATCCGTCAATTCTCAACACCCGATAAGATTTTTCGATATTTTGCGACTGTGAGGCTGCCAATGAGTGGCGGCGGAACTGAAATATACATGACTCCCGATGATTTCCTTCGAGCCATTTATCCAGGCCTCAAACAACCAGAtg gtcttGGTTTAGATCAATTCCGTCGCTACGACCCAAAG TCGGTAACAGAACGTTTGGATTTGAATCTGGAAAAGGACAGTATTTTCTATAAGCTGGGATCTTCTGGTTTGATTACATTTTCGGACTATATATTTCTTTTGACTGTTTTATCAA CTTCCAGGCGCCATTTTGAGATAGCTTTTAGGATGTTTGACTTGAACGGTGACGGTGATGTGGACTCGGAGGAATTTGAAAAGGTTGCTACCCTCATACGTCAGCAGACGAGTATAGGTAACCGACATCGAGATCATTCCCATACTGGAAGCACATTTAAG gGCGTCAATTCGGCATTGACAACCTATTTCTTCGGTCGgaatatgaacaaaaaactgacaattgaaaagtttttggaCTTTCAAAGACAACTGCAACGTGAAATGCTGTCTTTggagtttgaaagaaaaaaaccagACGAAAATGGAATGATAAGTGAAGCAGATTTCGCGGAGCTGATGATAGCCTATGCCGGGTATTCTGATAAAAAGAAGCAAAAGAAGGTTAAACGAGTGAAGCGTCGATTCCGTGACCATGGAAAGGGCATTTCCAAGACAGATTATCTAGACTTTTTCcactttttgaataatattaatGACGTTGATACGGCTTTGACATTTTACCACATTGCGGGTGCTTCTATTGATCCAGCAACCTTAAAGCACGTTGCTAAAACTGTAGCTATGGTGAATTTATCGGACCATGTTATTGATGTTGTGTTTactatttttgatgaaaaca TGGACGGACAGTTGAGCAACAAAGAATTTGTCTCGGTAATGAAAAATCGCATCTTAAGAGGATTGGAAAAACCTAAAGACACTGGATTTGTTAAGCTAATGTATTCGATTTTAAAATGTGCCAACGAATCTAAACCTGTCCTCTTGGATATTTAA
- the LOC129949925 gene encoding calcium uptake protein 1 homolog, mitochondrial isoform X2, with the protein MSVLRQCGAAIGRQFISASRLAPGTTTTFLQNRHQPWALAAQQSENPNTRGHKKFGHAKEPTPSLTKYFHLVIGSLFIICMVDFRKIKKYLMPKVDADASQEEPQKSQQEKLGQSANESEGDSGESEDESQINDEAAKKSKKEKFGFRDRKIIEYENRIRQFSTPDKVFRYFATIQVPTIDDRYEVFMTPSDFLTSMTPGIKQPEGLGLDQFRRYDPKSVTERLDLNLEKDSIFYKLGSSGLITFSDYIFLLTVLSTSRRHFEIAFRMFDLNGDGDVDSEEFEKVATLIRQQTSIGNRHRDHSHTGSTFKGVNSALTTYFFGRNMNKKLTIEKFLDFQRQLQREMLSLEFERKKPDENGMISEADFAELMIAYAGYSDKKKQKKVKRVKRRFRDHGKGISKTDYLDFFHFLNNINDVDTALTFYHIAGASIDPATLKHVAKTVAMVNLSDHVIDVVFTIFDENMDGQLSNKEFVSVMKNRILRGLEKPKDTGFVKLMYSILKCANESKPVLLDI; encoded by the exons ATGTCAGTACTGCGTCAATGTGGCGCTGCCATTGGCAGGCAGTTCATAAGTGCCAGCCGTCTGGCTCCAGGAACAACGAcgacatttttacaaaacagaCACCAACCTTGGGCGCTCGCTGCACAACAATCGGAAAACCCCAATACAAGAGGACACAAGAAGTTTGGTCACGCAAAAGAACCAACTCCCTCGCTTACCAAGTACTTCCACTTGGTTATTGGTTCGCTCTTCATTATCTGCATGGTCGATTTCAGGAA AATAAAGAAATATCTAATGCCCAAAGTCGATGCGGATGCTAGCCAAGAAGAGCCTCAAAAGTCTCAACAGGAAAAACTTGGCCAATCAGCAAACGAAAGCGAAGGTGATTCTGGTGAATCTGAAGATGAGAGCCAAATAAATGATGAAGCAGCAAAgaaatccaaaaaagaaaaattcggTTTTCGTGATCGAAAG ATAATCGAGTATGAAAATCGCATTCGACAATTTTCAACGCCAGATAAAGTTTTTCGTTACTTTGCCACGATTCAAGTTCCAACCATAGACGATCGTTATGAGGTGTTTATGACTCCAAGCGATTTTCTAACAAGCATGACACCGGGCATAAAACAACCAGAGG gtcttGGTTTAGATCAATTCCGTCGCTACGACCCAAAG TCGGTAACAGAACGTTTGGATTTGAATCTGGAAAAGGACAGTATTTTCTATAAGCTGGGATCTTCTGGTTTGATTACATTTTCGGACTATATATTTCTTTTGACTGTTTTATCAA CTTCCAGGCGCCATTTTGAGATAGCTTTTAGGATGTTTGACTTGAACGGTGACGGTGATGTGGACTCGGAGGAATTTGAAAAGGTTGCTACCCTCATACGTCAGCAGACGAGTATAGGTAACCGACATCGAGATCATTCCCATACTGGAAGCACATTTAAG gGCGTCAATTCGGCATTGACAACCTATTTCTTCGGTCGgaatatgaacaaaaaactgacaattgaaaagtttttggaCTTTCAAAGACAACTGCAACGTGAAATGCTGTCTTTggagtttgaaagaaaaaaaccagACGAAAATGGAATGATAAGTGAAGCAGATTTCGCGGAGCTGATGATAGCCTATGCCGGGTATTCTGATAAAAAGAAGCAAAAGAAGGTTAAACGAGTGAAGCGTCGATTCCGTGACCATGGAAAGGGCATTTCCAAGACAGATTATCTAGACTTTTTCcactttttgaataatattaatGACGTTGATACGGCTTTGACATTTTACCACATTGCGGGTGCTTCTATTGATCCAGCAACCTTAAAGCACGTTGCTAAAACTGTAGCTATGGTGAATTTATCGGACCATGTTATTGATGTTGTGTTTactatttttgatgaaaaca TGGACGGACAGTTGAGCAACAAAGAATTTGTCTCGGTAATGAAAAATCGCATCTTAAGAGGATTGGAAAAACCTAAAGACACTGGATTTGTTAAGCTAATGTATTCGATTTTAAAATGTGCCAACGAATCTAAACCTGTCCTCTTGGATATTTAA
- the LOC129949926 gene encoding carbohydrate sulfotransferase 11, whose protein sequence is MLKRICSRRRVNIYFKFTLLLLLAIFYITFLFRESLNAFEMNKDKSLNKPESNPKPEIIRNRRRHQVKIEVDPYADFQVRTTKIPTTLNPVYEYSEEIHSATERNLTSRKTHLNEICKKRNIVSTYPPKPWEFFVSPGHNLVWCNIFKAASSTWMYYFNILGGYDIKYLQRTKMSPLELARHRFPRPELLELFESLASSLSFLTVREPFERLLSAYRDKLEGCRNKYYKVLGKQIIRQFRKGAKLKRHNSGPTFKEFLHFIVHNNKIGKQFDEHWAPIYSFCTPCTINFTLIAKVETFQRDSEYIIRQAGLEPLLLGKLPKSKMRKISNQSAHNTGNLIQRYFSQIDRQTLDAVLDIYRLDFELFGYDLTKYYDIVQPPSTTTPPYSPELFTTNLSTVSQTATNTKSLTTITDQDHFNHLI, encoded by the exons ATGCTGAAGCGAATATGCTCAAGGCGACGtgtcaatatttatttcaagtttaCTCTGCTCTTGCTGTTGGCGATTTTCTACATAACTTTTCTCTTTCGAGAATCTTTAAATGCTTTCGAAATGAATAAAGATAAATCACTCAACAAGCCAGAA TCAAACCCAAAACCTGAAATAATTAGAAACAGACGTCGACACCAGGTCAAAATCGAGGTGGATCCATATGCAGATTTCCAAGTCAGGACCACCAAAATCCCAACGACCCTCAATCCAGTCTACGAATATTCCGAAGAGATCCACAGTGCTACCGAAAGAAATCTGACGAGCCGAAAAACCCACCTCAACGAAATAtgcaaaaaaaggaatattGTGTCCACATACCCACCGAAACCGTGGGAGTTTTTTGTCTCTCCAGGTCACAATCTAGTCTGGTGCAATATTTTCAAAGCGGCAAGTAGCACATGGATGTACTACTTCAATATATTAG GCGGTTACGACATAAAATATCTTCAGCGAACAAAAATGTCTCCACTTGAATTAGCCCGACATCGTTTTCCTAGGCCAGAACTATTGGAGCTCTTTGAGTCTCTAGCATCTTCTCTATCATTTCTCACTGTGCGTGAACCTTTTGAAAGGTTATTATCTGCTTATCGGGATAAGTTAGAAGGATGCCGCAATAAATACTACAAGGTACTAGGGAAACAGATAATTAGGCAATTCAGGAAAGGAGCAAAGCTAAAGCGACATAATTCAGGACcaacttttaaagaatttctaCATTTCATTGTTCACAATAATAAGATCGGCAAGCAATTCGATGAGCACTGGGCGCCTATTTACAGTTTTTGCACACCGTGCACTATCAATTTTACACTTATTGCAAAGGTCGAGACATTCCAACGAGACAGTGAATATATTATCAGGCAAGCTGGATTAGAGCCATTGCTATTGGGCAAACTTCCAAAGAGCAAAATGCGAAAAATATCAAACCAATCAGCTCATAATACTGGAAATCTTATTCAAAG ATATTTTTCACAAATCGACCGACAAACTTTGGATGCCGTTCTCGATATATATCGTTTGGATTTCGAGCTATTTGGCTATGACCTGACCAAGTATTACGACATTGTCCAACCACCATCCACGACAACACCACCATATTCTCCAGAACTTTTTACAACAAATCTGTCAACAGTCTCACAGACCGCGACCAATACAAAATCCCTCACAACTATTACGGACCAGGACCACTTTAATCACTTGATTTAA